Proteins encoded within one genomic window of Triticum aestivum cultivar Chinese Spring chromosome 2D, IWGSC CS RefSeq v2.1, whole genome shotgun sequence:
- the LOC123049434 gene encoding uncharacterized protein, whose translation MLLPLRRLSGHLSRAVALSASADVLLPLRRLPGHLRRSLSTAASNPPWAMIYRLSETPNYTRGASFSLAPPPSATLFSIPERAYDLEERKRNPDRRYVNVHASVVFAASQDGLLLLKTTRIRLSAHTAAGLNLARPTEQEAKVVMEEAVEQEYVRYVCNPITGQLVRLPDYLGMKEILQTATGLLTQADGGHGPPKRYAVVELLELNDEGRFVVFCFSSDTGKWDATVRPSPLQPGRVMRLLNHEVLAFGGRLWWVDVSLGVLSMDPFSDKCELRHIKLPPGSVLPRQSHAEICDLIKYRRMGVSDGRLLYVEVSMEAPYQIRSFVLDEESGRWTLEHQVSLDAKERPLVGPIDPLNADLLYLNLGAEVIVSVDMRRNRIIAQSSVLASGIQPCYCGSNVFLPCVLPSFLGSSQIPGKKGAPKQQTLADALVRSDKC comes from the exons ATGCTGCTCCCTCTCCGTCGCCTCTCCGGCCACCTCTCCCGCGCCGTCGCCCTCTCCGCCTCCGCCGATGTGCTGCTCCCGCTCCGCCGTCTGCCCGgccacctccgccgctccctctcCACCGCCGCCTCGAACCCTCCCTGGGCGATGATCTACCGCCTGTCGGAGACGCCGAACTACACGCGAGGCGCGTCCTTctcgctcgcgccgccgccgtcggccacTCTCTTCTCCATCCCCGAGCGGGCGTACGACCTGGAGGAACGCAAGCGCAACCCCGACCGCAGGTACGTCAACGTGCACGCCAGCGTCGTCTTCGCCGCGAGCCAGGACGGCCTTCTCCTCCTGAAGACTACGAGGATCCGTTTGAGCGCCCACACGGCCGCGGGGCTGAACCTGGCCCGCCCCACGGAACAGGAAGCCAAGGTGGTCATGGAGGAGGCCGTCGAGCAGGAGTACGTGCGCTACGTGTGCAACCCCATTACTGGCCAGCTTGTCCGCCTTCCGGACTACTTGGGCATGAAGGAGATCTTGCAGACAGCCACGGGCCTGCTCACCCAAGCAGACGGCGGGCACGGGCCGCCTAAGAGGTACGCCGTTGTTGAGCTCCTAGAGCTCAACGACGAGGGGCGCTTCGTGGTGTTTTGCTTCTCCTCGGACACAGGGAAGTGGGACGCCACGGTGCGGCCATCTCCGCTGCAGCCTGGGCGCGTGATGCGCTTGTTGAATCACGAGGTGCTGGCCTTTGGTGGACGTCTGTGGTGGGTGGATGTGAGCTTGGGCGTCCTCTCCATGGACCCGTTCAGTGACAAGTGTGAGCTCCGCCACATCAAGCTACCTCCCGGCAGCGTCCTTCCTCGCCAATCGCACGCAGAGATTTGCGACCTTATCAAATACAGGCGCATGGGTGTCAGCGACGGGAGGCTGCTGTATGTCGAGGTTTCCATGGAGGCGCCCTACCAGATCAGGTCATTCGTGCTGGACGAGGAGAGCGGCCGCTGGACGTTGGAGCACCAGGTGTCACTGGATGCCAAGGAGAGGCCTTTGGTTGGTCCTATTGATCCGCTCAACGCTGACTTGCTGTACCTCAACTTGGGCGCTGAAGTTATTGTTAGCGTGGACATGCGCCGGAACAGGATCATTGCTCAGTCATCTGTGTTGGCCAGTGGTATCCAGCCATGCTATTGCGGGTCAAATGTGTTCTTGCCATGTGTGCTTCCGTCATTTCTTGGATCAAGCCAGATTCCAG GCAAGAAGGGTGCCCCAAAACAGCAAACATTAGCTGATGCTCTGGTTCGTTCAGACAAATGCTAG